A stretch of the Nematostella vectensis chromosome 1, jaNemVect1.1, whole genome shotgun sequence genome encodes the following:
- the LOC116616794 gene encoding homeobox protein vab-15-like, with the protein MASTVQLPQPNLITRQDLEQRKIPFAINDILPAVPTASSNSSLASQPSPPLSTESDLFAERDSRPQTPDSDPAPDKVTKPRRSFFSADQVNQLERVFAAQQYVSAKERAEIAETLNMTDDQVKIWFQNRRMKRKRKRAEETEYYTKLALYNTAIGPQPTQGFRPYPGPLPVLSPQVYRGYPFQYPGTPPPPMYPAFLPSFPSSPPPEYPGLPVSSPGRVCTRPDCNCGGRPLNEMPTHMYDLF; encoded by the exons ATGGCGTCCACAGTACAGCTACCCCAACCAAATCTCATCACACGCCAAGACCTGGAGCAGAGGAAAATTCCATTCGCGATCAACGACATACTGCCCGCAGTACCGACGGCCAGCAGCAACTCGTCTCTGGCCAGTCAGCCTAGTCCTCCTCTGTCAACCGAGTCCGATTTATTCGCCGAGAGAG ACTCGAGACCTCAGACTCCAGACTCGGACCCAGCCCCCGACAAGGTGACCAAGCCTCGGCGCTCATTTTTTTCCGCTGACCAGGTGAACCAGTTAGAGCGCGTGTTCGCTGCACAGCAGTACGTATCGGCCAAGGAGCGCGCGGAGATCGCCGAGACACTCAACATGACTGACGACCAGGTCAAGATCTGGTTCCAGAATAGACGAATGAAACGCAAGAGAAAGCGCGCCGAGGAGACTGAGTACTACACCAAGCTAGCACTGTACAACACAGCGATAGGACCACAGCCAACCCAAGGCTTCCGCCCGTATCCAGGACCTCTCCCAGTACTATCACCACAGGTATATCGCGGCTATCCGTTCCAGTACCCAGgcacaccaccaccaccgatGTACCCAGCCTTCCTGCCAAGTTTCCCCTCCAGCCCACCACCGGAGTAtcctgggcttcctgtgtcgTCACCTGGACGAGTATGCACTAGACCCGACTGCAATTGTGGTGGACGACCGCTGAACGAAATGCCTACTCACATGtatgatttattttga
- the LOC5509806 gene encoding transient receptor potential cation channel subfamily A member 1, translating into MSTSSMELLEVPNGTAVRHGDEDVAKDHGIAEDNQAFIMEIQSKQVQERMRKLSSIVMAYENEIPSAKPDEDNSKTTYGEHEVDKAQRLNDAVLNGDYVLANKLVQDKQYLNNPDRYGRSPLQNAVVKSDIRMVKLLLDARPDITHKDDRGDTIMQFAARTGNEAILKMLLHNAECDVNEPGSSGLTALHIAAMLNKPSLCRILLERNAKFDSKDEDFKTPLGKAMENGAAAAANYLIEYLKTRKISLETFLYNADKDGSTLLHLAVDSGFTKVVQLCLDNGARIRQPKRGDRMTAFHLACEQGSTGIVQLLIQHDPGVAKILLIDSRSFAPLHMAAQSNNVEIVKMLVGKQASVNTRNQDNRTPLMLAAMCGAAETVEYLMNSDADTTVIDVDGKTALSTAVGHPTTMEVLLKDPALVPFLTEKDSSGYAPPHYAALKGDIKSIRLFLSHNKSSATVLSDTQDTPLHVAARYGYHDIVRALLEKQGSKIINLKNSQSRTALHYACGGGFHKVTAVLLDYGATIEKDQANRTPLHEAARKGSRKNVELIVKRHKQCLNTMDENKNTALHVATIHGHAPLVSYLLSISRQEILMNSSNQNILDQAVAEDETEVALAIASHLRWREILMSCNAGVFNMMTKLVEKMPSVAERILDQCIEYEGEETNKDFKIKYDLSVLLCKGNPKNPNQKSSLEILKTIAFHRRERCLTHPVSFTVLSTKWNGFGWVAFMVSILVTMLYLVPLSYLHVQLEDNDQRYCPDRLNGTDAQGKPIKLQNVKTCIKNNQNMQILQYFMIVLVSLLLLKELHQLVTKWRIYFTSATNMIEVTAFVCALVSVAPTCECKWGTQRVAATIALFFGWISLILYIQRLPSYGKYVIMLYRMFVTLIKVLLLFILFAFAFGITFHLILDVEPFTSLGNAMMLMFIMMLGEINYVDTFMPWTKLGHPYLANILIVLFCLTMPIILMNMLVGLSVGDIDKIEQSALIDRYVMQVELLSLIEESLPWWLLKRVQRFTHSEYPNRPHSTIKGVFNAVLGFGEAEGEQENNDDNPSPMMMALQEKLDEQATEIEDIHTIIKNIHQMMKEREEKEDKETKSSDKKPNIRIGKPFGRPSSFGSKTDDKSESQS; encoded by the exons ATGAGCACGTCATCTATGGAACTACTGGAAGTACCTAACGGTACGGCTGTGAGGCATGGGGACGAGGATGTCGCAAAGGATCACGGAATTGCTGAGGACAACCAGGCGTTCATTATGGAAATCCAGTCTAAACAGGTTCAAGAGCGCATGCGCAAATTGTCCAGCATTGTTATGGCATATGAAAACGAGATACCATCGGCAAAACCCGACGAAGACAACAGTAAAACTACATACGGG GAACATGAAGTTGACAAAGCCCAGAGGCTCAATGATGCTGTTCTGAATGGCGACTACGTACTTGCCAATAAGCTTGTTCAAGACAAGCAAT ACCTGAATAACCCGGACAGGTATGGCCGGTCACCTCTTCAGAACGCAGTCGTCAAGAGCGACATTAGGATGGTAAAGTTGCTGTTGGATGCCAGACCTGACATAACGCATAAAGATGACCGGGGTGATACCATCATGCAGTTCGCGGCGCGAACTGGAAACGAGGCCATACTCAAG ATGCTGCTTCACAATGCCGAGTGCGATGTGAATGAGCCAGGAAGCAGTGGACTTACAGCGTTACACATCGCCGCTATGCTAAACAAGCCCAGTCTCTGTAGAATTTTG CTCGAGCGCAACGCCAAGTTTGACAGTAAAGACGAGGACTTTAAGACTCCTCTTGGTAAAGCCATGGAGAACGGCGCTGCAGCGGCCGCTAATTATCTAATCGAGTACT tgaaaacaagaaaaataagcCTCGAAACATTTTTATACAACGCTGACAAGGACGGCAGTACTCTTTTGCATCTAGCCGTGGATAGCGGTTTCACTAAG GTGGTTCAACTATGCCTGGACAACGGGGCAAGAATCCGCCAGCCTAAG CGCGGTGACCGAATGACCGCATTCCACCTTGCGTGCGAGCAAGGGTCAACAGGCATCGTACAGCTGCTCATCCAGCACGACCCAGGAGTGGCTAAAATCCTCTTGATTGACAGCCGAAGCTTCGCCCCTCTACACATGGCCGCCCAGAGCAACAACGTGGAAATCGTGAAAATGCTAGTGGGAAAG CAAGCATCCGTGAACACGCGTAACCAAGACAACAGAACGCCACTGATGCTAGCGGCCATGTGTGGGGCGGCCGAGACGGTGGAGTACTTGATGAATAGCGACGCAGACACGACAGTCATCGATGTAGACGGCAAGACTGCGCTCTCTACCGCCGTGGGGCACCCTACCACCATGGAAGTACTACTTAAG GACCCTGCGCTGGTCCCATTTCTTACCGAGAAAGATTCGTCCGGATATGCACCGCCACACTACGCCGCACTTAAAGGCGACATTAAG AGTAttcgtttgtttttatcacATAACAAGTCATCGGCCACTGTGCTGTCCGACACACAAGACACGCCCCTCCATGTCGCCGCCAG ATACGGTTACCATGACATCGTGCGTGCGTTGCTTGAGAAACAAGGCTCCAAGATCATCAACTTGAAAAACAGCCAATCACGAACAGCTCTGCATTACGCATGCGGTGGTGGATTCCACAAGGTGACCGCTGTCCTGCTCGATTACGGGGCCACAATCGAAAA GGATCAAGCGAATAGGACGCCACTTCACGAAGCTGCACGAAAAGGCTCCAGGAAAAACGTAGAGTTGATCGTCAAAAGGCACAAGCAGTGTCTGAATACCATGGACGAAAATAAG AACACAGCATTACACGTGGCTACGATACATGGCCACGCCCCTTTGGTCTCGTACTTGCTGTCAATCAGCCGACAAGAGATCCTTATGAACTCCTCCAACCAGAACATTCTAGATCAAGCCGTTGCCGAGGATGAGACGGAAGTGGCGTTGGCGATAGCTAGCCATTTAAG GTGGCGAGAGATCTTGATGTCATGCAATGCGGGCGTTTTCAATATGATGACCAAACTGGTTGAGAAGATGCCTTCGGTTGCCGAG AGAATTCTAGATCAGTGCATCGAGTACGAGGGCGAAGAAACAAACAAGGATTTTAAG ATAAAGTACGACCTTAGCGTTCTCCTTTGCAAAGGAAATCCAAAAAATCCGAACCAGAAGAGTTCACTAGAGATTCTCAAG ACGATCGCCTTCCATCGGCGCGAGAGATGTCTCACCCACCCTGTGTCTTTCACCGTGCTCAGCACCAAGTG GAATGGATTCGGGTGGGTGGCGTTTATGGTAAGCATCCTAGTGACAATGCTTTATCTTGTACCACTCTCCTACCTACACGTGCAGCTAGAAGACAATGACCAGCGGTATTGCCCTGATCGGCTCAACGGTACTGATGCTCAAGGAAAACCTATCAAACTCCAA AATGTGAAAACGTGCATCAAAAATAACCAG AATATGCAAATCCTCCAGTACTTCATGATAGTGCTAGTCTCTTTACTTCTTCTGAAGGAACTCCATCAGCTCGTTACCAAG TGGCGAATCTACTTCACGTCTGCCACGAATATGATCGAGGTCACAGCCTTCGTTTGTGCTTTGGTTTCCGTTGCTCCGACATGTGAATGCAAGTGGGGGACCCAGCGTGTGGCTGCCACCATCGCTTTGTTCTTTGGCTGGATCAGCTTGATCTTGTACATACAGAG GCTTCCATCATACGGGAAATACGTCATCATGTTGTACAGAATGTTCGTCACGCTGATCAAG GTTTTGTTGCTATTTATTCTATTCGCCTTTGCGTTTGGCATCACCTTCCACCTTATACTGGATGTG GAGCCATTCACGTCGCTTGGTAACGCGATGATGCTGATGTTCATCATGATGCTCGGTGAGATAAACTACGTGGACACCTTCATGCCGTGGACCAAGCTAGGACACCCCTACCTCGCAAACATCCTCATCGTACTGTTCTGTCTCACGATGCCAATCATACTCATGAACATGCTG GTTGGTTTGTCTGTGGGTGATATCGACAAAATCGAGCAGAGCGCGTTGATTGACAGATACGTCATGCAG GTTGAGTTACTGAGTCTTATTGAAGAATCACTTCCTTGGTGGCTGTTAAAGAGAGTTCAGCGCTTCACCCACTCCGAGTATCCCAACAGACCCCACTCCACCATAAAAGGG